Below is a window of Malania oleifera isolate guangnan ecotype guangnan chromosome 1, ASM2987363v1, whole genome shotgun sequence DNA.
CGTCTTAAGAAATATTGACAGAGAACATAAGAGAAGTGCTTAAATTGCTCAAGAAATCAATGAAGCCATTATTACTTTTTTTGTTAAAGAAGTATATTTTTTTACAGTAAATTTTATTTCTCTGTTAGTTCAActttttttataatttgttttctTAACGCATGATATTTGCTCTGTAAAAATTGActcaaataaaaggaaaatattgTTTCTTGATGATCTGTAAGACAGATTGTTAGGTTTGGTCAGGTCTGACTGTGGGATGGGCTCTGCTTTCGGGTCTGCCATTTGGGAAAAGGCTCCTATATTTGTGGGTTAGAGGCATACAAATTCAAGACATACCCAACAGTGATGAATAGCAAGGTTTGGCCAAGATCATTTAATTATCCTTGTGTTAtcccaaaaaaaataagaataaataaataaacttgatCCCTGAAtacatttttttcaataaaagtaCAATACAAGGTCTTCATTATATTTTCTACTAAATATAGCCATTAATGATTTTCAGATAGAACAATTATATGTCACTATCTATATGCATGGATTCTCCTCTGTAATGttcactttattttttattttatttttcgtgCTAACATAATCTTATATGAATATTGTTTGAATGATTTAAGCGATGTCAATATTGGAAAATATTTGATTTCCCATAACTAACTCGTAACTACTTATATAACTAACTCATGACTAGTGTAATCTATAATTACATAAATTTGTGTCTATTTATAATCATCCTAAAATATCCCTATACAAAGTTAAATTTTAGCAAGGAAATTTACTATTATTTGGCCATATTTGCCCAACAACACAAAATAATTCATAGTGAGCTAGTGATTAATGTTAGAGACAAAGAAAGAGAATATATTTTGACATTATTAAATCAagctaaaataaaatttaaaaacattaaattaataaataagtgAAGATATGTTAGTCATCCATCATGTGTACCCACTTGCTAGTAGGAAAGAAATCTATTTTAGCTTgtcacatgacagggttgtataGCTTGCTCTATGTGTATTATTGACAGTTGAGACCGCATAGCAAATGTGCTGTCTTAGTTCTCGTAGCAATCAACTGCAAAAAGGCATAATATTTTCTTATCCATGAGTTTTGGGGGCTTGAATAATCTAAATAGGGTGAATTTTGTAAGAATGGAACATCTAAAGTGGATTTTAATTCAAACAATGGATTACTTATTTGATCTTGATACATTTACTGCTTCCATGAAATATTTCAGGCAGAGAAGGAGCCAATATTAAGTAGCTTCTTGTATGCCAGTATTTTATCACATAGTCATTTAGAACAAGCATTAGGGTTTGTTCTTGCCAACCGACTCCAGAATCCAACACTCCTGGCAACACAATTAATGGATATATTTTCTGAAGTAATAATGCATGATAGGGGTATTCAACGTTCGGTTCGGGTAGATTTGCAGGTACTTTCTGTCATTTCAAAATTCAGTTATGTCACTGCTTTCCATAAAAGTGTATGAATCTGCTTGATGCAGTGGAATATGTTTTCATGGTGTGAACTCTTTTTTCATAGGCATTTAAAGACAGGGATCCTTCTTGTTTGTCATACTGTTCTGCTCTGTTGCATATGAAGGTACGACTTCCTCTTTATATCTAGCACTATAGTAAGCACTAGTTTGTCAGAGGTTTTTAGATCATTATCATCAATCATCaccatcttcttcttcatcttctacTAATATCACTACTACTAATCCTACTATTTCTACTACTTCTTTAAGCTGCTGAAGCGGTTGTATGAATGTACGTTATAGTCAACATCTTTtagattttgaaatttatatgCATCTTATGAGTCAAAATTTACTTGATAGGGTTATCATTCTTTGCAATCATATCGAGTAGCACATGCTTTGTGGAACCAAGGACGCCAGTTGCTGGCCTTAGCATTACAAAGCCGAATTAGTGAGGTACTCATTGGCCTAGGTTATCCTTTAACAAGTGCTGCTGTTGTATAATTGGGATTTAAGTTATTCCTTCCCACCATCCAAGTTCTTCCTTTAATGTACTTCCTTTCTATTTCTTAGGTTTTTGGAGTTGACATACATCCAGGTATATGTTCTTCTCTGTCTTATACCTTGTTTTCCATTTATAATACCTAATTGCCTTTGTCAATGAAGTTAGAAAGATGGAGATGGAGTTATGTGCCTTCCATCAGAAGGGAATGTGTtgattttagagaagaaaataattcttttattttttaaagctaaatgtACATCCTGTATATAATGGAAGCAAGAAAAGTTCTGTTCACTATATTCGGTAACAAGAGACTAATTACCACAAAATCAGGAAACTAGCCAAATATAAGAAACTACAAAATAGAAAACAAACTAATTGAGATATCAGGAATTTTCCTGAATttctttataataataaaatcagaatTGCTGCAGCGGTATCCCTGAAAATCAGGGATCGGGTATTTCCACAGAACGTAATGGTGTTAAGATCTTATATATCGTGGGAGGGTGCACATGGTTGGGTTTTTCCCGCTCATCCAGAGAGCATGAGATGGGGTAAAAGAATAGCTGAATATCTTACATTGTAAGCATATTAAATATCAGGGTGTGACCATTGAAATGACCATTCAGGAGGCTTCCAAGATCATTACAAAGCAGTATCTCGGTGGTCTATGATCCCCAACTGTATCAGTTGATATCCATTACATATGTTACAGACCATTACGGGCCGCTAAAGGCTGTGACAGGCCATTACATTATCCATTTGGCTGTGAATGACTAAATttgggtctttttttttttttttttacattgttTTCACTTTTTCCCCTATATTGAAGCTTAGAAACTCAATTTCAAGTTGGTTTATTTTAGCTAGTAGTTTTATGGAAAAAATCATTTTGGGTTTATTTTGTTTGATATTTAGTATGTATATCTTTAATATCTAGTATTCAAATAAACCTCACTTTTGCTCTTATTGAGATTACATATTTGCATATTGTAAGTTCTTTCATTGTATTTTATGTGTTTTTCTAACACCAAATTTTGAGACAAAAATATGTTCTATTGCTATGCATATTTGCTCTTGTTCGATATATCAAGTTTATGAACATtctattatttttcttgatatttatAGTTTCTTAGTTTAAACTTCACTTATAATGACTAAGTTGTCAAAAGTAGTAGATGCATGCTTATTTTTGCTAACAACTACAACTAAAGCAACCAAGATGACATGCAAttgtaatatttgaatatttaaattgattaaaattcattaaaaatcattaaaGCATTTGTATGTAGGATTATCGAAACACGTGAATCTATATAACAaccaaacaacaacaaaaccaagccttaagtcccactaagtggggtcggctactcccaccaatttatgtgattatggacaatttcttttgacaaattcaatgctattaaatcctttctcactatctcatgtGAATCTATATGTTCTTAAAATGAATTCACGAGCGCAGTGTCCGTTACCCATTACGTAATATTTACGATGGCTGCAACTATTACACCACATCCTGTACCATTGTGCCTAACACTATATTTCTTGGAACCATGTGTAATAGTGTTAAGATCTTATTTATCATGTAGGATGGACATGGTTGGGTTCTCACCTCTCTAGAGCGCGAGGAGTAAATTAAATACTTATAATTTATTCAGGTGCGAAGTAAATTGCTATGACCGTCACCAGATTTATCtatgttgaaatgaaaatgaCAGATAATGAATTGACAAACCTTGGTTAAGGTTAATGTACCAGACTTTATTTAAACTTGCTTTCTATTTTTTAGTTGTTACCCTCACAAAATTTAGACACACTCGTTCTTTTGTTCATGGTTTGGATCTATGTGATGCAATGATGGCCTTCTGGTTGTTCCAAGGTTAAAGGTTACGAATTTTCATCCCAATCTGTTTCTTACAGCTGCAAAAATTGGCGAGGGAATTCTACTGGATCATGCTACAGGAGTAGTTATAGGTGAGACTGCTGTTGTAGGAGATAGAGTTTCATTAATGCAGGTAAGCCAAATTCATTTATTCAAACTGCTGTGTGAAACTAACAGGTAGATGCTAGAGCACATACTAAATTGTCCAATAGATGCCCTCACTCTTTTCTTGTGGACATAGAATAGTGATTAAATTAACTTAAAAATATATGACCTACTAAGAATGTGCTGATTGGGAATTTAGTTCATATTGAATTAAATTCATAacttaattaactgaattaaacTATAACTTGCTGTTTTAGAAGTTATAATTGAATTATTTGAATTGAACTAGAACTTGCTGTATTAGAATCTAGCTCTTCATTTTAAAGCATGGATGAGATCGGGtaaaatttgaaatattatgTTTGGCAAAGACATGATCCTATATAGCCcaaagagaaagggagaaaagGGAATGACACAGTTGACCTTGGATGGTTAGTTTGGAGCTGTTAATTTGACTTGTGTCTTGTGTCTTGTGTTGTGGATTTAATTTTATGTTTCTGTTTTACCtgccttttaaaatttcttttttatttttttattgttattttcttagtatccttgctttACAAGTACAGTGTTTCTTCTTCCCATATGACTAGCTAGGTTTTATATGTatgaagaaaatttgaaaaatttttagTGAGACTACTAATTATTATGGAACTTGTTTCTTGAAGTTTCAGAACGATGatgttccaaaaaaaaaattagactATTACATTGAAGCCTTGAAATTTCCTGAGTtctttcaaaattcaatttcttAATTGAATTTCTATTACACCTTGTTGAATTTGCGAATGTAAATGGCAGTTTGCATATGCCCTGAGATGGCAGTTTGCTGATTGTGAGAATTCTTGACAGGGTGTAACTTTAGGAGGAACTGGGAAGGAAATTGGTGATCGTCATCCGAAAGTAAGTCAAGGTGCGCTTATAGGGGCTAGTGTGACTATATTAGGGAATATCAAAATTGGTGAAGGTGCTATGGTGGCAGCTGGTTCTCTTGTGTTGAAGGATGTACCTCCACACAGGTAAATTAAAAAAGATtatttttttctgattttataATGTTTGTTCAATCAGTGGATCACTGGCGGAACCAGTTGTCATAATGATATAGGTGTGATGTTCCTTTTTTGTTTCCAAAGCATGGTGGCAGGAATTCCAGCGAAGATGATTGGATTTGTTGATGAGCAGGACCCATCTCTAACAATGAAGCATGGTATGTGATCCAACTGAGCTTGGATGTTTTGGAAACTATTTCGTGAAAAACATATTATTAACACCTTGGTGGAAATGTTAGTTACCCCAGTTTTAACAATTAAGTAGAACATTTTGTTCCAGCAGGGGGTTGTTATACGCTTAAAGAGGCAGTCCTCTAATAGCAACTCCAAATAACCTCAAACTCAACATAATCCAGTATTTTATGTTATATTGTTTTAGAAATTCTTCTTCTGTTTAAATTATCTAGGGCATGGGCTTGATTTTCCAGGATCTGAGGAAGTTTTTTTAAATCTGATACTTTTGGTCAATGAGACAAAGGAATTATATACTGAACTATGGAACCAAACTAGAATATATACGCTGACCAGAATGACTTGATTGTAACAACATAAATGGGAGTTGGGACAAAGAAAAATGGTCTTAGAAAGTAGAGAATATATTAGGATAATAAGGTAATTACTTGCAAGAAAATCCACAAGGGGAACCTATGCAGAAACTGTGCCACATTTTTTGTATGTGGGTAATGCATGTTAGATGCAGTACTCATTCTTCAAAAGATCCATAAAATTGTTGTTATTTTgtcaaatatataattattatgtGTTTGTTTTTTTCAATAGTTACTTGGTATATGCATTCTTGGCTCATATCTTTGCTCCTCATGCTTGGTTCAGACGCTacaaaagaattttttgaaaatgtaGCTGTTACTTCTATGGAGGCCAAATTCACTGGTAAGTTTTAATAGTTCAATTAGTTTTTTTGCAATAATAGAGGATGAGACTGGAAATTTTGGAATCTTACAACTTCATTTATTTGCTTTTTGGGATTCAATTTGTTATCATTTATCAACTATCCTACCTAGATACTTATttcaaacttttttaaaaaaatttcttaattttgtcaTACCATAGCAGGTGTGCGTGCCGTTTGCTATCCCCTTGAATCATTTCATGTAATCATCGTTTGCTATTTTTCAGATGCGTTGGACTTGGAAAGAAAAGATGGGCGCACTTGAACGTCTGCATGGGCTAGTCTTTGGCTGCAGTGTGGTTTTACCTATTCTCTTGTATTTGCAGAAATCGATGTTGTTGAACATGGCAGGTACAAATGCAATGAAAGAAAATGTAAATGCAGATCGGTCGGTCATTTACATGATTTACTATCCCATGCGAAATCATTTCATTTCCATGTAGATTAATTTCCCTGCTCTTCGGACTTCCCTTGCCACCTTTTTGAAATGAGAGCTGAATTTACTGACCATGCCCGCggataggggtggcaaaatggatTAACGGATTGAGTTCGGGTAGGTCGTAAACGAGTCGTGGTTAAATGGGTTCAGATTCAGGTTAACTCGTTGATAAACGGGTCACTAATAGTTAAACCTGCATGCGCTCATTTAATTAACGGGTCATAAACGGTTGAcccatttaaaatataatttatttatttaaaaaattttaaaataaaaattaaagatatcCCCAGCCTGGCAGCCTCTGTTTGTGCCCTCAAAATTCTCCTTCCCCCATTTTATCCATCTCTCACTCTCTTAGTAGACCGTAGCTACTCCCCCTCCTGATTCCCCCAAATCCTCCTCTCCCCCCAATCCAACGTCTTCTCTGTGAGACTACACCTAGATCTCACATCCAAGACCTGTCTCGAGCCCTCTGACAACTCATGGTGCCACTGAGCATTTAGATCAATTGTCGGATTCTCTACTCGTCCGAAACAAGATTGGTGACGTCAAGGCCCTCGAATGATGCTGCGTTGTCTCGCGGTGGTCTGTCATCTAGGTAGGGTAGCACCCTAGCAGCCAGCAGGGGGAGGGCCGGAGGGGGTGAGGGAGCTTGTCGAGCCGAGTGTCGTCTGGGTAGAGCACCGTAGTAAGGGGAGAGGTGGAGGGGCGATTGCAGTGGTGTTATGCCGTGCATGAGGGTCCCAAGGGCTTAGGCAGAGAGGGGCTGAGAGTGGGTTAGGGTAGATTTaggttttatttaattatttttatatatacggTAAGATAAACAGGTCACCTGGCTTCGGCCTGAACTTGCTTAacctgtttaataaacgggtccGGTTTGGATTGACCTGCTTATAAATGGGTCAGCTGGTGTTAAATTCAAACCCGGTTTAAAAAGCCGGATCATGGGTCACTCGTTAGGTTTTGACTCATTTTGCTACCCCTACTTGTGGAGCATATAGTTCGACAATTGGGCTTACATTTATGTGGATTTGAAAAAATTTaagataaaattatatatatttttcaagtcATAAAATTCATGTTCTCAAAAGAGAGAAGAACCTTGTATGGGAGCTCTTGATATCCAAGTTATGGAGTACTGTTTCTATGGAGTTTTTAATATTTTGTAAAGGTTGTACTTAGTACCATGAATTTTGGGAGTTAAAGTTTGGTTATATATAGATTTGTAGAAAATTTAATATAATCTtgtataatgctcacttaaattaACATAAATTTACATTGAAAGTTCAAATCTCAAGCTTCCAAATACtaggaaaatgtaatttcaaagGATTGAAAATGAGGGTTTTAAGAAGCTAAACCAAGGGTTGATTCAGAATAGGTTCCAGAAAATGGATGATGCCATGCAGATGAAATTCAGAAGGGGCCAGAATGCGGGTGAAAATTCAGACCATGGAAGAGAAAGGAGACAAACAACAAACGGACTAagattgggaaaaaaaatataaattaatgaaaatttaTGGAAAGTAGAGATCAAGTTTAGTATATTTGTTCATGCTTGCATTGTTGGCGAATGGGAAAAGAACAACctcatttattaaaatattaagatgctcgtttgattttttttttttcaaaaagaactataataaaaaggaaagaaaagtatAAAAGAATCTATTTTTTCATTAAAAGAATACTACAcattaatgaataaaatttaaattttatatataattaatatttgatttttaaaatatttaatcatattagaacaaattatatgttttgctcacttaatgggtggagcggcaccggttacaatcaggtgAAATTTCTAAAGTTGATCTCAACATTTACAACCTAATTCTTACGAGTTAGATTAACACCCTTTCAGGCCATGTCTGGAATATACAAATTGATATAAATTTTTACGTACAAGTCAAATGTTTCTACAGAAGCAAATATGTATCACGATATgctcaatacaattacaaattacactTCCGTATGATATGAAAGTATAAGTTCTGTGAAGTCTAAATGTGACTATtatcaagataatgtcaatattatcaagtaatatgtgagagtggtgtgagtatatctttgtgttaaaaatgtgtatatcaatcacaagcaataacCACAAAGAATTCAAAAGAACAAATATTAAGTATAAATTATACGAGATATTTGAAGTCAAActtgtttgaaaagtattttgcaaagcacaagaacaaacctttgaatacttgcaatgataatgcaaggttcacaagctctagagagtattcttattgaagacttatgaattaaatcacaagagAACTCTCAAGTTCACTTTCAATAAAATCAACTACAATGAAAGTGTGAGTTAATATGAACAATCTtaataatactcttaccaaaagattttagcaagtaggatgagtaagagatagatttttggcttgtatataagaaaataagggttttgaatttcagagagttttggctaatgatatttgttaatccatcactaatcaaaccaaatgagggagtatatatacacactccaaaaaatataattgtttgggactcatttggtatttttaaaaaagtttaagtgaggttaataaaaaaataactctGTTTTACCTTAACAAAAATTGggcaacttgagagtttcggtcgtttatattcaaggtttggtcgactgtatTGCTGAGTTTGGTCGATcatggccattttgaactggagatATGGTCGACTgtattaaggcaattttgaacagTTCgacgttcggtcgaccaacaaagAGTTCGGTCAGCTAATCAAACAGTTCGGTCCACCGTGGCCAAATAGAACTAAAaatttggttgaccgagtgtACGGGGTGTCAGGAACGtggcggttcggtcgaccaaggacaaTGTGTTCAAACTTGGACAGTCGACCGtacaaagtcaaaatgttgactttcgtACGGTTTGGTCAACCGTATCATTTATACTGCAaaagttcggtcgattgaggctTAATCTCCTCAGCTAATAATGGTTCGGCCGACCAACATAGTATAACTAgactagttcagtcgaccgagaccctttcaatggtcattttaagtcctaatttttatttgaagtcacccctgttcacataatTATAATTTCTGAGTTATAGAGGATAATTTATAaggtgcttggggacctaaggtcagtctatggctttggcttttaaattaagtccaaaaattcagcgtcggtcgaccgaagttagGTTTGGTTCCCTGGGATCTGTCTATGGTCATTACTGAGCTTTCATCCATACTATGCATGTGATGCATTATTACACaccaaatagaaaaattaaatgtaatacaaatgaaatttaaatatcttcaatcttctttactcTTATGACTTCCTTGGAATGCGCCAAATGATGTACATGTTTTTCGAGTTTCTTCTGACTTGTAttttcagtctccttatgtgtgtgttctgaaattTTACCTGTTCAAGCactaaatatacacataagacactggtggtttgtcagcatcaaaatataGATTAGAcgcaaaaagtcaacaatcttcccttttttatgatgacaaacaccgggagcaaaatgggttaagcctaaaaagactccccttaagaatatgcataaattaaatttagaaaatatagCACATACATATTAACGAAAGAAGataattcaaaaattatgtattcaGTTTTGTCAATAGGGCACAAACACGTAGCATGCAATGTAGCTCagaattttatcatttttatcattttgctctctctctctctctctctctctctctctctctctctctctctctctctctctctctctctctccccccttttggcatcagcaaaagggttaagttaagaaaatttttgatgaaaaaatcTTAGCTTAAAATGACATTTCCCCTTTCAAAAAGAATATTCATTTAGCTCAGAAAGATTCTCCCCCTGTTGATTTAAAATCACTCCCCCTTTTAAAAAAACTAGCAtaagaatataaaaatatttgggcataaaaattttataactgttttgagaaatataacaatttagcacacaaacaGTAGAATtggtcattaaaagatttaaatgacatgaaaaccaTAGCCAGactagaaatataaacaaaccaTTGCAaatgaaacatatcataagactcatgaaagatttgaatttaaaacatacgacatatgataaaaaataattggtttgagcataaacatagtctaactagttcgcatgcattttcatatgtaaTTACCAAAcgagttatgcaatttaaaagcatatatgtatataataataataataaggcaaaagATAaggagttttagttttgaaattagatcttgccataaagtattaaaataaaattcc
It encodes the following:
- the LOC131164866 gene encoding serine acetyltransferase 2-like isoform X5, with the translated sequence MARLREEVSLSQLPSLVKEEERDEGKRAERRKICASEYTEYRVEKVFPMYAMGPPRRESGSLPPLAGSGSGSTVGDPIWDAIREEAKLEAEKEPILSSFLYASILSHSHLEQALGFVLANRLQNPTLLATQLMDIFSEVIMHDRGIQRSVRVDLQAFKDRDPSCLSYCSALLHMKGYHSLQSYRVAHALWNQGRQLLALALQSRISEVLIGLAAKIGEGILLDHATGVVIGETAVVGDRVSLMQGVTLGGTGKEIGDRHPKVSQGALIGASVTILGNIKIGEGAMVAAGSLVLKDVPPHSMVAGIPAKMIGFVDEQDPSLTMKHDATKEFFENVAVTSMEAKFTDALDLERKDGRT
- the LOC131164866 gene encoding serine acetyltransferase 2-like isoform X3 encodes the protein MARLREEVSLSQLPSLVKEEERDEGKRAERRKICASEYTEYRVEKVFPMYAMGPPRRESGSLPPLAGSGSGSTVGDPIWDAIREEAKLEAEKEPILSSFLYASILSHSHLEQALGFVLANRLQNPTLLATQLMDIFSEVIMHDRGIQRSVRVDLQAFKDRDPSCLSYCSALLHMKGYHSLQSYRVAHALWNQGRQLLALALQSRISEVLIGLGYPLTTAKIGEGILLDHATGVVIGETAVVGDRVSLMQGVTLGGTGKEIGDRHPKVSQGALIGASVTILGNIKIGEGAMVAAGSLVLKDVPPHSMVAGIPAKMIGFVDEQDPSLTMKHDATKEFFENVAVTSMEAKFTDALDLERKDGRT
- the LOC131164866 gene encoding serine acetyltransferase 2-like isoform X1 → MARLREEVSLSQLPSLVKEEERDEGKRAERRKICASEYTEYRVEKVFPMYAMGPPRRESGSLPPLAGSGSGSTVGDPIWDAIREEAKLEAEKEPILSSFLYASILSHSHLEQALGFVLANRLQNPTLLATQLMDIFSEVIMHDRGIQRSVRVDLQAFKDRDPSCLSYCSALLHMKGYHSLQSYRVAHALWNQGRQLLALALQSRISEVLIGLGYPLTTAKIGEGILLDHATGVVIGETAVVGDRVSLMQGVTLGGTGKEIGDRHPKVSQGALIGASVTILGNIKIGEGAMVAAGSLVLKDVPPHSMVAGIPAKMIGFVDEQDPSLTMKHVTWYMHSWLISLLLMLGSDATKEFFENVAVTSMEAKFTDALDLERKDGRT
- the LOC131164866 gene encoding serine acetyltransferase 2-like isoform X4, producing MARLREEVSLSQLPSLVKEEERDEGKRAERRKICASEYTEYRVEKVFPMYAMGPPRRESGSLPPLAGSGSGSTVGDPIWDAIREEAKLEAEKEPILSSFLYASILSHSHLEQALGFVLANRLQNPTLLATQLMDIFSEVIMHDRGIQRSVRVDLQAFKDRDPSCLSYCSALLHMKGYHSLQSYRVAHALWNQGRQLLALALQSRISEVFGVDIHPAAKIGEGILLDHATGVVIGETAVVGDRVSLMQGVTLGGTGKEIGDRHPKVSQGALIGASVTILGNIKIGEGAMVAAGSLVLKDVPPHSMVAGIPAKMIGFVDEQDPSLTMKHDATKEFFENVAVTSMEAKFTDALDLERKDGRT
- the LOC131164866 gene encoding serine acetyltransferase 2-like isoform X2, with protein sequence MARLREEVSLSQLPSLVKEEERDEGKRAERRKICASEYTEYRVEKVFPMYAMGPPRRESGSLPPLAGSGSGSTVGDPIWDAIREEAKLEAEKEPILSSFLYASILSHSHLEQALGFVLANRLQNPTLLATQLMDIFSEVIMHDRGIQRSVRVDLQAFKDRDPSCLSYCSALLHMKGYHSLQSYRVAHALWNQGRQLLALALQSRISEVFGVDIHPAAKIGEGILLDHATGVVIGETAVVGDRVSLMQGVTLGGTGKEIGDRHPKVSQGALIGASVTILGNIKIGEGAMVAAGSLVLKDVPPHSMVAGIPAKMIGFVDEQDPSLTMKHVTWYMHSWLISLLLMLGSDATKEFFENVAVTSMEAKFTDALDLERKDGRT